From the genome of Flavobacterium sediminis:
AAATTTGTTATCGGCGACATCCACGGAGGGCTAAAAGCCTTGCAGCAGACCATTTTAAGTGCTCCTGTTACAACTAATGACACCTTGATCTTTTTGGGAGACTATGTAGATGGATGGAGCGAATCTCCGGGTGTCTTGGATTTTTTAATAGAAATTCAGGCTTCTCAAAATTGTATTTTCATAAAAGGTAATCATGACGACCTGCTTCTGAATTACCTTAAAACGGGACAATATAAAGACGAGTGGTTCATTCATGGCGGGGCATCTACAATAAATGCCTATCAAAAAGTTTCCTCTGAACAAAAACAAAAACATATTGAATTCCTCGAAAATTTAAACGATTACCATCTGGATGGTCAAAACAGACTTTTTATTCATGCAGGTTTTACTAATATACGGGGAATTCATGCAGAATTCTACAAACCTATGTTCTATTGGGACAGAACTCTTTGGGAGGCTGCTTTGGCTTTAGACCCATCCATCCCGATTGAAAGTGATCTATATCCTAACCGATTAAAGCTATACCGTGAAATTTTCATAGGGCATACTCCTGTTACCCGTATTTCCAAAGAAACTCCGGTTAATGCCGCTTGTGTATGGAACGTAGATACAGGTGCTGCTTTTAAAGGCAGGTTAACGCTCATGGATATCGATACTAAAGAATTCTGGCAAAGTGATCCTTTACCGCAATTGTATCCGACAGAAAAAGGCCGTAATTAATTCAAATTTCTATCTTTGCTCCTTCAAACTTTATTAAAAATGAAAAAAATAGTATTTTTTACATTATTCTTTTGCGGATTAATGAATGCTCAGGTTTTCAAAGGAGAAGGAGATCAAAAGTTTCAGGTAGGTGCCAATCTCCAAGAACATGGAAGTGGCATTATATTAATGTATGATTACGGATTGGGAAAAAACTTTTCCATTGGTGGTGTTTCAAGTTACCTGTTAGGAGTAGATAAAATTTCAGGAGAAAAACCCGATTTCAAAGATCGTTTTGATCTTAAAGCGCGTTTTAATGCTAATATTGCTGATGTCTTCGGGCTTGAAGATCATTTTGATTTTTATCCCGGATTGGATTTAGGTTTAAAAAACTTCGGCGGACACGTTGGTGCACGTTATTTTTTCACTGATGGTTTCGGCCTTTATAGTGAGATCCAGTTCCCTATTGCAAAATACGATTCAAATGTTGTAGGGTTTGAAAAATACAACAATCAGTTTAACTTCTCAATCGGAATGAGTTTTAATCTATAAATAGAAAATGAGCGTTATTGAAAAAAAATTAAAGGACAGAAGCGGCTCTAAATGTGAAATTAGCGGCGCAGAACATGATTTAATCGTTTACACTTTACCTCCGTATACTTCAGAAAGTCTTGAGCATTCGGTTTTAATTGCTAAAAATTTAGCCGAACAAATTGACAATCCGGAAATTATGAATGAAATAGACTGGAGAGGACTAAGCGAAAGTATGTGGAGTGAATTTTTACCGGTTCAGGTACTTTCTTGGCGAATGCTGGCCCGCTTAAAGAATCATGATCTATTAGACATGATGTACCTTGACGAAGAAGCCTTGGAATGGGCCAAAGCAACAGGTGAAGGCGAAGATGAAGAAGGCAAGATCGTGCACAAAGACAGTAATGGAAACATTCTTCAAGATGGTGATTCAGTAGTTTTGATTAAAGATCTGGATGTAAAAGGGGCTAATTTTACAGCTAAACGCGGTGCTCCGGTTCACAACATCAAATTGGTTTGGGATAACGCCGAGCAAATTGAAGGACGGGTAGAAGGGCAACATATTGTAATTTTAACGCAATATGTAAAGAAAACAAAATAAAAAAAAGCTCAGTTAGAGCTTAAAAACAAATAAAAATCCCTGTTCATGAAAATTGAACAGGGATTTTTTATTCTTTAATTTGATCTTACAAATCAAATTTAATCCCTTGCGCCAAAGGCAAATCAGTGGTATAGTTAATTGTATTTGTCTGACGTCTCATATATACTTTCCAAGCATCTGATCCTGATTCACGTCCGCCTCCGGTTTCTTTCTCTCCTCCGAAAGCACCTCCGATTTCCGCACCTGATGTTCCGATATTTACATTAGCAATACCACAATCAGAACCGGCATGTGACAAGAATTTTTCTGCTTCGCGTAAATTATTAGTCATAATTGCAGATGATAAGCCCTGAGCTACTCCGTTTTGGATATCAATAGCATTTTCAACATCTCCGCTATATTTCAACAAGTATAATACCGGAGCAAACGTTTCATGTTGCACGATCTCAAATTCATTTTTAGCTTCAGCTATAGCCGGTTTCACATAACATCCGCTTTCAAAACCATCTCCTGATAATACTCCGCCTTCTACCAAAACAGTTCCTCCTTCAGCAACTACTTTTTCTAAAGCATTATTATACATTTCAACAGCATGTTTATCAATAAGCGGTCCAACGTGATTATTCTGATCTAACGGATTACCGATGCGCAATTGTCCATATGCAGAAACGACTGCATCTTTTACTTTATCATAAATACTTTCGTGGATAATTAAACGGCGAGTAGAAGTACAACGTTGCCCTGCCGTTCCTACTGCTCCGAAAACTGCTCCGATTACCGTCATTTTGATATCTGCATCGGGAGTTACAATAATAGCATTGTTACCTCCTAATTCCAGTAAAGATCTTCCTAAACGTCCGGCAACTTCTTGTGCTACGATTTTTCCCATACGGGTAGAACCTGTTGCAGAAACTAACGGCACTCTTTTATCTTGAGTCATGAACTCTCCTACTTTGTAATCTCCGTTAATCAAACAAGAAATTCCTTCCGGTAAGTTATTTTCTTTTAAAACCTCAGCAATTATATTTTGACATGCAATACCGCACAAAGGGGTTTTTTCAGAGGGTTTCCAAACACAAACATCACCGCAAATCCAGGCTAAAGCCGTATTCCATGACCAAACTGCAACCGGAAAGTTAAAGGCAGAAATAATCCCAACTACTCCAAGAGGATGGTACTGATCATACATTCTATGTCCGAAACGTTCTGAATGTAATGTTGATCCGTTTAACTGACGGGATAAACCAACAGCAAAATCACAGATATCGATCATCTCCTGAACTTCACCCAAACCTTCCTGATATGATTTTCCCATTTCATAAGAAACCAATTTACCAAGCGGTTCTTTGTATTGTCTTAATTTCTCTCCGAATTGGCGAACGATCTCACCTCTTTTTGGAGCCGGCATTAATCGGAATGTTTTAAAAGCTTCCGTTGCAGCCTGCATTACCTGTTCGTAGTCTTCTCTTGTAGTAGCAGTAACCGATGCAATCAATTGTCCGTCTACCGGAGAATAACTATCTATTTTCTCACCGTTAGAAAACCATTGGTTCCCAGTTGATGTTCCTTGGTTCACCTCTTTAATACCTAACAATCCTAAGGCTTCTTTCATCCCGAATTGTTCAGCAACTGATGATAGTGTTATTGTCGACATTTTTTAACTTTTTTATGGTTGTTTTGTTATATTTTTCACAAATATACACTTTTTTACGGAAGAAAAAATGAACAAATAGTTAATTAAAAAATCACAACATTTTGAAATATAACTACTTAACAAATTTAGGATCCGTTTCCATTGTATGTCCACACTTCTTACAGGTTCTTAAGTCTTCTGATTGATAAAAATGTTTAAAATGTGGTAAAAAATCTTTTTCAATATCATGTAGTTCAAAATAAACTTCATGTAATTTATGATTGCAATTGTCACAAAACCACAATAGACCATCGTTATACCCTTTCCCTGCTCTTTTCCTTTCAATAACTAAACCTATCGAACCTTCTGTTCTCGCCGGGGAATGAGGAACTTTAGCCGGATGCAGATACATATCCCCTGCCGAAAGTTTCATCGCTTTCTTTTTTCCGTCTTCCTGAACAAAAACGGTAATCTCACCTTCTAATTGGTAAAACAATTCTTCCGTTTC
Proteins encoded in this window:
- a CDS encoding metallophosphoesterase, giving the protein MKKFVIGDIHGGLKALQQTILSAPVTTNDTLIFLGDYVDGWSESPGVLDFLIEIQASQNCIFIKGNHDDLLLNYLKTGQYKDEWFIHGGASTINAYQKVSSEQKQKHIEFLENLNDYHLDGQNRLFIHAGFTNIRGIHAEFYKPMFYWDRTLWEAALALDPSIPIESDLYPNRLKLYREIFIGHTPVTRISKETPVNAACVWNVDTGAAFKGRLTLMDIDTKEFWQSDPLPQLYPTEKGRN
- a CDS encoding PhnA domain-containing protein, with protein sequence MSVIEKKLKDRSGSKCEISGAEHDLIVYTLPPYTSESLEHSVLIAKNLAEQIDNPEIMNEIDWRGLSESMWSEFLPVQVLSWRMLARLKNHDLLDMMYLDEEALEWAKATGEGEDEEGKIVHKDSNGNILQDGDSVVLIKDLDVKGANFTAKRGAPVHNIKLVWDNAEQIEGRVEGQHIVILTQYVKKTK
- a CDS encoding DUF6646 family protein, producing MKKIVFFTLFFCGLMNAQVFKGEGDQKFQVGANLQEHGSGIILMYDYGLGKNFSIGGVSSYLLGVDKISGEKPDFKDRFDLKARFNANIADVFGLEDHFDFYPGLDLGLKNFGGHVGARYFFTDGFGLYSEIQFPIAKYDSNVVGFEKYNNQFNFSIGMSFNL
- the amaB gene encoding L-piperidine-6-carboxylate dehydrogenase, yielding MSTITLSSVAEQFGMKEALGLLGIKEVNQGTSTGNQWFSNGEKIDSYSPVDGQLIASVTATTREDYEQVMQAATEAFKTFRLMPAPKRGEIVRQFGEKLRQYKEPLGKLVSYEMGKSYQEGLGEVQEMIDICDFAVGLSRQLNGSTLHSERFGHRMYDQYHPLGVVGIISAFNFPVAVWSWNTALAWICGDVCVWKPSEKTPLCGIACQNIIAEVLKENNLPEGISCLINGDYKVGEFMTQDKRVPLVSATGSTRMGKIVAQEVAGRLGRSLLELGGNNAIIVTPDADIKMTVIGAVFGAVGTAGQRCTSTRRLIIHESIYDKVKDAVVSAYGQLRIGNPLDQNNHVGPLIDKHAVEMYNNALEKVVAEGGTVLVEGGVLSGDGFESGCYVKPAIAEAKNEFEIVQHETFAPVLYLLKYSGDVENAIDIQNGVAQGLSSAIMTNNLREAEKFLSHAGSDCGIANVNIGTSGAEIGGAFGGEKETGGGRESGSDAWKVYMRRQTNTINYTTDLPLAQGIKFDL
- a CDS encoding 3-hydroxyanthranilate 3,4-dioxygenase, whose translation is MAIAKPFNLQKWVEENKHLLQPPVSNKNLYVDSDDYIVMIVGGPNARKDYHYNETEELFYQLEGEITVFVQEDGKKKAMKLSAGDMYLHPAKVPHSPARTEGSIGLVIERKRAGKGYNDGLLWFCDNCNHKLHEVYFELHDIEKDFLPHFKHFYQSEDLRTCKKCGHTMETDPKFVK